One Mycobacterium paraseoulense genomic window, CCGAAACCGTCTCGCTAGTCGTGACGCCACTTGAAGAGCCCCGGCGCTGAAACGTTGAACCTCATGAGCCATCCCCGCGTAGAGCCTTGGTGATGGTCAACCTGTCCCGCCCGGACCTTCCCCTTCCGAGTGCAGCCGTCGCCGAACCCACCCGCCACGAACCCGATGCGGGTGGCCATTTCGGTGTGTACGGCGGGCGCTACGTCGCGGAGGCGTTGATGGCGGTGATCGAAGAGGTCACCGCCGCCTACGAGAAGGAACGCATCAACCCCGATTTCCTGGACACCCTGGACGACCTGCAGGCCAACTACGCCGGCCGGCCGTCGCCGCTGTACGAGGCCACCCGGCTGTCCGGGCATGCGGGCTCGGCGCGGATCTTTCTCAAGCGAGAGGACCTGAACCACACCGGTTCTCACAAGATCAACAACGTCCTCGGTCAGGCGTTGCTGGCGAAGAGAATGGGCAAGACCCGGGTCATCGCCGAGACGGGCGCCGGTCAGCACGGCGTCGCCACCGCCACCGCGTGCGCCCTGCTCGGGCTGGAGTGTGTCATCTACATGGGCGCCGTGGACACCGCGCGCCAGGCGCTCAACGTGGCGCGGATGCGGCTGCTGGGCGCCGAGGTGGTGTCCGTCCAGAGCGGCTCGAAAACACTCAAAGACGCCATCAACGAGGCGTTTCGCGACTGGGTTACCAACGCCGAGCGCACCTACTACTGCTTCGGCACCGCGGCGGGCCCGCATCCCTTTCCGGCGATGGTGCGCGATTTTCAGCGGATCATCGGGTTGGAGGCGCGCGTGCAGATCCAGGCCCAGGCGGGCCGGTTACCCGACGCGGTCGTGGCCTGTGTCGGTGGGGGATCCAACGCCATCGGCATCTTCCATCCGTTCATCGACGATCCGGGGGTGCGACTGGTCGGCTTCGAGGCGGCCGGCGACGGCGTCGAAACCGGAAGGCACGCCGCGACATTCGCCGGCGGCTCACCAGGCGCCTTTCAGGGGTCGTTCTCCTACCTGCTGCAGGACGAGGACGGCCAGACCATCGAATCACATTCGATCTCAGCGGGTTTGGACTACCCGGGGGTGGGCCCCGAGCACGCGTATCTGAAGGAGATCGGGCGTGCCGAATACCGGCCGATCACCGACGCCGAGGCGATGGATGCGTTCGCGCTGCTCTGCCGCACCGAGGGCATCATCCCGGCCATCGAATCGGCGCACGCCGTCGCGGGCGCGGTCAAGCTGGGCCACGAGATGGGGCAGGGCGCCGTCATCGTGGTGAACCTGTCGGGCCGGGGTGACAAGGACGTCGAGACGGCCGCGAAATGGTTCGGCCTGATGGGGCCCGGCGAGCGATGACCGTGGAACAGAGGCAGGCCAGCAGGCTCGGGCCGGTCTTCGACGCGTGCCGCAAGGACAATCGCGCGGCGCTGATCGGCTACCTGCCCACCGGGTATCCCGACGTGCCGGCATCGGTCGACGGAATGCTCGCCCTGGTCGAATCCGGTTGTGACATCATCGAAGTCGGTGTGCCCTATTCGGATCCAGGCATGGACGGGCCGACCATCGCCCGGGCCACCGAGGTCGCGCTGCGAGGGGGAGTGCGGGTCCGGGACACGCTCGCCGCCGTCGAGGCGATCGGCGCGGCCGGGGGGCGCGCGGTGGTGATGACGTACTGGAACCCGGTGCTGCGCTACGGGGTCGACGCGTTCGCGCGGGATCTCGCGTCGGCCGGCGGGCACGGCCTCATCACTCCGGACCTCATCCCCGACGAGGCCGGGCAGTGGCTGGCGGCAGCGGAGGAGCATCGGTTGGATCGCATTTTCCTGGTCGCGCCGTCATCGACGCCGCAACGGTTGGCGATGACGGTCGAGGCATCGCGGGGATTCGTCTACGCTGCTTCCACGATGGGGGTAACCGGAGCGCGTGACGCGGTGTCGCAGGCGGCGCCCGAACTGGTGCAACGGGTGAAGGCGGTGTCGGACATACCCGTCGGCGTCGGCCTCGGCGTGCGCTCACGCGAGCAGGCGGCGCAGATCGGCAGTTACGCCGACGGCGTCATCGTCGGTTCGGCGCTGGTGTCGGCGCTCGGCGACGGCGGGTTGCCCGCGTTGCGGGCGCTGACCGAGGAACTGGCCGCCGGGGTTCGGCAGAGGGCGTCCGCCTGATGACGATGTTGCCGACATACTTTCCCAGCCCGTCCCAGGGTGTCTGGCACCTCGGACCGCTGCCGATTCGCGCCTACGCGTTGTTCATCATCACCGGCATCGTGGTGGCGCTGTTGCTCGGCGACCGGCGTTGGGAGGCCCGCGGCGGGCAGCGCGGGGTCATCTATGACATCGCGCTGTGGGTGGTGCCGTTCGGGCTGGTCGGCGGCCGGCTTTATCACCTGGCCACCGACTGGCGGACCTATTGGGGGCCGGGCGGCGCCGGGCTGAGCGCGGCGGTGCGCATTTGGGACGGCGGCCTGGGCATCTGGGGCGCGGTGGCCCTCGGTGGCGTCGGCGCTTGGATCGGTTGCCGGCGTCACGGCATTCCACTGCCCGCCTTCGCCGACGCGATCGCGCCGGGAATCATTCTGGCGCAGGCCATCGGCCGGCTCGGCAACTACTTCAACCAGGAGCTCTACGGCCGGGAGACCACGCTGCCGTGGGGTCTGGAAATCTTCTACCGGCGCGACCCGTCGGGATACATCGACCCGCATTCGCTGGACGGTGTCTCGACGGGCCAGGTGGCGCTCGTCGTCCAGCCGACGTTCCTCTACGAATTGATTTGGAACGTCCTGGTTTTCGCCCTCTTGATCTACGCGGACCGACGGTTCACGCTGGGCCACGGGCGGCTGTTCGCGCTGTATGTGGCCGCCTACTGCGTCGGGCGCTTCGGCGTCGAGCTGCTGCGCGACGACACCGCCACCCACATCGCGGGCATCCGGATCAATTCGTTCACATCGACTTTCGTGTTCATCGGCGCCGTGGTGTACCTCATGGTGGCGCCGAAGGGGCGCGAGGACCCCGAGAGCCTGCGCGGCACCGAGCAGCACGCCGAGGAGGAACCCGCGGAGGCGGTGCCGGCGGACGAGTCACCGACCGTCGCGGCTGAGGCGGCGACTGCGGTGGCCGCGGCGGGTAGCGGGGGAGACGACGATGAGCCCGCCGAGTCGGCTGAAGAGGATGGGGCTCCCCACGTAGACGAGCCCGAGACGGTCACAGCGGCCGCTGCGGACGAGCCCGACGCCGAATCCGAAGCCGAGGAGCCGGAAGGGGCCGAGCCCGAATCCGAAGCCGAGGAGCCGGACGGGGCCGAGCCCGAATCCGAAGCCGAAGAAGAGCCGGACGCGGAAGGGGCCGAGCCCGAAGCCGAATCCGAAGCCGAGGAGCCGGAAGAGGCCGAGCCCGAAGCCGAAGAAGAGCCGGACGCGGAAGGGGCCGAGCCCGAAGCCGAATCCGAAGCCGAGGAGCCGGAAGAGGCCGAGCCCGAAGCCGAAGAAGAGCCGGACGCGGAAGAGGCCGAGCCCGAAGCCGAATCCGAGGCCGAGGAGCCGGAAGAGGCCGAGCCCGAAGCCGAAGAAGAGCCGGACGCGGAAGCGGCCGAGGAGTCGGCGACCGAAGGCGAAGAGCCGGGCGATGACTCCGAACCGGTGCAGGAGCCAGGCGAAAACGCTTCCGCCACCGAGGCGCAGACGCGAACCCGCGGTCGGTGGAGGCTGCGAAGGAACCGGTCGTCGAACCCCTGATGGCCGCGCGGTCTGGCATGCTGAACACGTGACGCAGCCCAATCCCGCCGGACGAGCGGCAGACCAGTGTCACGGACCGCGGCGTCAGCGCCGGTACGCCGCGGCCGGAACCGCGTTGGCGCTGGGCGGCGCACTCGGCTACGTAGGCCTGGTCGACCCGCACGACACGAATTCGCTGTATCCGCAGTGCCCCTTCAAGTGGCTCACCGGCTGGAACTGCCCGTTCTGCGGTGGTCTGCGCATGACGAACGACCTGCTGCACGGCGACCTACTCGCCGCCATCAACGACAACGTTCTCCTGCTCGTCGGCCTCCCGATGCTGGCCGGATGGTTGCTGATGCGCCGCCGCCGCGGCAAACCGGCGCCGTCGACGCCGGTTTGGCTGGCGATGGTGGTGGCCGTCATCGCATGGACGGTGCTGCGTAACCTGCCCGGCTTCCCGCTTTTTCCGGCGATTAACAGTGGTTAGGCGCCCAGAGCGCGAACCCCGTTCGGTCGGACCGGGCTGTCCCCACGCGACTATGCTGTGTCGGCGTGAGTAGACGCGGAAAGATCGTCTGCACCCTTGGCCCTGCGACGAATTCGGACGAACTGATTCTGGCGCTGGTCGAGGCCGGAATGGACGTCGCCCGGCTGAACTTCAGTCACGGCGATTACTCCGACCACAAAGCCGCCTACGAGCGGGTGCGGGCCGCTTCCGACACCACCGGCCGCGCGGTCGGTGTGCTCGCCGACCTGCAGGGCCCGAAGATCCGGCTGGGGCGTTTCGCCACCGGGTCCACGTACTGGGCCGACGGCGAAACCGTGTGTATCACCGTCGCGGACTGCGAGGGCACCCACGACCGCGTGTCGACCACCTACAAGAAGCTTTCCGCGGACGCGACGGTCGGGGACCGGGTGCTCGTCGACGACGGCAAGGTCGGGCTCGTCGTCGAGCGCATCGACGGCGACGACGTCATCTGCACCGTCGAAGAGGGCGGCCCCGTCAGCAACAACAAGGGCATCTCGCTGCCCGGCATGAACGTGTCCGCACCGGCCTTGTCGGAGAAGGACATCGAGGACCTCACCTTCGCATTGGATCTCGGTGTCGACCTGGTCGCGCTGTCATTCGTGCGCTCGCCGTCCGACGTCGAGTTGGTGCACGAGGTGATGGACCGGATCGGGCGGCGGGTGCCGGTGATCGCCAAGCTGGAAAAGCCGGAGGCCGTCGACAATCTGGAAGCGATCGTGCTGGCCTTCGACGCCATCATGGTGGCCCGCGGGGATCTCGGCGTCGAGCTGCCGCTCGAAGAGGTGCCGCTGGTGCAGAAGCGGGCCATCCAGATGGCCCGGGAGAACGCCAAACCCGTCATCGTGGCGACCCAGATGCTCGACTCCATGATCGAGAACTCGCGGCCCACGCGCGCCGAGGCCTCCGACGTCGCCAACGCGGTGCTCGACGGCGCCGACGCGGTGATGTTGTCCGGCGAAACGTCGGTCGGGAAGTATCCGCTGGCGGCGGTCCGCACCATGTCGCGGATCATCTGCGCGGTCGAGGACAACTCGACCGCCGCCCCGCCGTTGACGCACGTGCCGCGCACCAAGCGAGGCGTGATCTCGTATGCCGCCCGCGACATCGGCGAGCGCCTGGACGCCAAGGCGCTGGTCGCGTTCACCCAGTCCGGCGACACCGTCAAGCGGCTGGCGCGCCTGCACACCCCGCTGCCGCTGCTGGCCTTCACCGCGTGGCCCGAGGTGCGCAGCCAACTCGCCATGACCTGGGGCACCGAGACGTTCATCGTGCCGATGATGACCTCGACCGACGGCATGATCCGCCAGGTCGACAAGTCGCTGCTCGAACTCGGCCGCTACAAGCGCGGTGACCTGGTGGTCATCGTCGCCGGCGCGCCACCTGGCACAGTGGGTTCGACCAACCTGATCCATGTGCACCGGATCGGCGAGGACGACGTTTAGCGCTAAGACCCATGGGACCAGTAGGAGACGCCGCGATCAGCACCAATTCTGATTTCGAGGAACTGCTGGCGGTTCTCGACCTCAACCGCGTCACCGATGAGCTCTTCGTCGGGTCACATCCCAGCAAGAACCCGATGCGAACCTTCGGCGGGCAGCTCATGTCCCAGTCGTTCGTCGCGGGCAGCCGCACGCTGGTCCGCGACGACCTGCCGCCCAGCGCGCTGTCCGTGCACTTCGTCAACGGGGGTGACACCGCCAAGGACATCGAGTTCCACGTCACCAGGCTGCGGGACGAGCGGCGCTTCGCCAACCGGCGGGTGGACGCCGTGCAGGACGGCGTGCTGGTGTCCTCCGCGATGATCTCCTACATGTCCGGCGGCCGCGGCCTCGAACACGCCGTCGACCCGCCGCAGGTGGGCGAGCCCGAAGCCCAGCCGCCGCTCGGTGAGCTGCTCCGCGGTTACGAGGAGACCGTCCCGCACTTCGTCAACGCCCTGCAGCCGATCGAGTGGCGCTACACCAACGACCCGGCCTGGGTGATG contains:
- the trpB gene encoding tryptophan synthase subunit beta, with protein sequence MVNLSRPDLPLPSAAVAEPTRHEPDAGGHFGVYGGRYVAEALMAVIEEVTAAYEKERINPDFLDTLDDLQANYAGRPSPLYEATRLSGHAGSARIFLKREDLNHTGSHKINNVLGQALLAKRMGKTRVIAETGAGQHGVATATACALLGLECVIYMGAVDTARQALNVARMRLLGAEVVSVQSGSKTLKDAINEAFRDWVTNAERTYYCFGTAAGPHPFPAMVRDFQRIIGLEARVQIQAQAGRLPDAVVACVGGGSNAIGIFHPFIDDPGVRLVGFEAAGDGVETGRHAATFAGGSPGAFQGSFSYLLQDEDGQTIESHSISAGLDYPGVGPEHAYLKEIGRAEYRPITDAEAMDAFALLCRTEGIIPAIESAHAVAGAVKLGHEMGQGAVIVVNLSGRGDKDVETAAKWFGLMGPGER
- the trpA gene encoding tryptophan synthase subunit alpha, whose amino-acid sequence is MTVEQRQASRLGPVFDACRKDNRAALIGYLPTGYPDVPASVDGMLALVESGCDIIEVGVPYSDPGMDGPTIARATEVALRGGVRVRDTLAAVEAIGAAGGRAVVMTYWNPVLRYGVDAFARDLASAGGHGLITPDLIPDEAGQWLAAAEEHRLDRIFLVAPSSTPQRLAMTVEASRGFVYAASTMGVTGARDAVSQAAPELVQRVKAVSDIPVGVGLGVRSREQAAQIGSYADGVIVGSALVSALGDGGLPALRALTEELAAGVRQRASA
- a CDS encoding prolipoprotein diacylglyceryl transferase, translating into MTMLPTYFPSPSQGVWHLGPLPIRAYALFIITGIVVALLLGDRRWEARGGQRGVIYDIALWVVPFGLVGGRLYHLATDWRTYWGPGGAGLSAAVRIWDGGLGIWGAVALGGVGAWIGCRRHGIPLPAFADAIAPGIILAQAIGRLGNYFNQELYGRETTLPWGLEIFYRRDPSGYIDPHSLDGVSTGQVALVVQPTFLYELIWNVLVFALLIYADRRFTLGHGRLFALYVAAYCVGRFGVELLRDDTATHIAGIRINSFTSTFVFIGAVVYLMVAPKGREDPESLRGTEQHAEEEPAEAVPADESPTVAAEAATAVAAAGSGGDDDEPAESAEEDGAPHVDEPETVTAAAADEPDAESEAEEPEGAEPESEAEEPDGAEPESEAEEEPDAEGAEPEAESEAEEPEEAEPEAEEEPDAEGAEPEAESEAEEPEEAEPEAEEEPDAEEAEPEAESEAEEPEEAEPEAEEEPDAEAAEESATEGEEPGDDSEPVQEPGENASATEAQTRTRGRWRLRRNRSSNP
- a CDS encoding DUF2752 domain-containing protein, yielding MTQPNPAGRAADQCHGPRRQRRYAAAGTALALGGALGYVGLVDPHDTNSLYPQCPFKWLTGWNCPFCGGLRMTNDLLHGDLLAAINDNVLLLVGLPMLAGWLLMRRRRGKPAPSTPVWLAMVVAVIAWTVLRNLPGFPLFPAINSG
- the pyk gene encoding pyruvate kinase; amino-acid sequence: MSRRGKIVCTLGPATNSDELILALVEAGMDVARLNFSHGDYSDHKAAYERVRAASDTTGRAVGVLADLQGPKIRLGRFATGSTYWADGETVCITVADCEGTHDRVSTTYKKLSADATVGDRVLVDDGKVGLVVERIDGDDVICTVEEGGPVSNNKGISLPGMNVSAPALSEKDIEDLTFALDLGVDLVALSFVRSPSDVELVHEVMDRIGRRVPVIAKLEKPEAVDNLEAIVLAFDAIMVARGDLGVELPLEEVPLVQKRAIQMARENAKPVIVATQMLDSMIENSRPTRAEASDVANAVLDGADAVMLSGETSVGKYPLAAVRTMSRIICAVEDNSTAAPPLTHVPRTKRGVISYAARDIGERLDAKALVAFTQSGDTVKRLARLHTPLPLLAFTAWPEVRSQLAMTWGTETFIVPMMTSTDGMIRQVDKSLLELGRYKRGDLVVIVAGAPPGTVGSTNLIHVHRIGEDDV
- a CDS encoding acyl-CoA thioesterase II, translating into MGPVGDAAISTNSDFEELLAVLDLNRVTDELFVGSHPSKNPMRTFGGQLMSQSFVAGSRTLVRDDLPPSALSVHFVNGGDTAKDIEFHVTRLRDERRFANRRVDAVQDGVLVSSAMISYMSGGRGLEHAVDPPQVGEPEAQPPLGELLRGYEETVPHFVNALQPIEWRYTNDPAWVMREKGDRLPHNRVWMKAGGIMPDDPVLHTAAMVYSSDTTVLDSVITTHGLSWGFDRIFAASANHSVWFHRQVNFADWVLYSTSSPVAADSRGLGTGHFFDRSGQVVATVVQEGVLKYFPPARR